In the Hevea brasiliensis isolate MT/VB/25A 57/8 chromosome 8, ASM3005281v1, whole genome shotgun sequence genome, catgcaTGAAACTGACAGGTAACTTGCATAatatcatcattttttttttctattcataAGTATGATGGATGGACATAAGTATCCATTGAAAAATTTCACTCCTATAATACCTGAAACCTTCTGTAAaaacaaaatttcatttttaaattaaaaatttgtagTGATTCTATGATCAAATAAAACATGTACATTTCCATCATCTCATCTGAAGATCAGAGCCAATAAATACAACACAATTTCTAACTAGATAAGTTACACCGACTAGCACAAAGCTGTCATTTTTCCATTAAGGCAGGATCAATTAATTAGAActgaaatgttaaaaaaaaaaagagagaagtgGGCACAGAAATACCTAATGTGTAATTTGCCTTCATTTCTGTAAAAGAATATGCATCTTATTCCAAATATAAACCTGGAATCTAGACcacagaatatatatatatatatatatatatatatatatatatatatatatataaacagcaGAGAAAAACCAATaagatttaaatttcttgcttccTTTCCTTCTTCAATTGACAAAAGAAATCTATTCTTGAATTCTTCTCTTCACTTATACCCTATCTTCCCCAGTAGCATCCTACATTACAGCGTAAATAAAAACTATTCCTACCTCTTCTGTCAACCTTTACATCTCAGAAATTTCTACACTGAAAAAGCAAGCCAACCTCATCATTTATCTTCAGACTGGATCAATCATAATTCATTTTCCAACAAGATCAGACATTATTCATCCTATACCTCCCATAAGGTCAGTTTTTTATATCGATATCAGCcgaagaaaagaaagagagaacaaAAGAAGCCACTAACAGCAATCAGTTCAAACTCCCAAGTCAGTTTCAGACATCTAGCAAATCAAGAATCTAACTCTGATTCAGACAAACTCACTGCAGATGAAGCAACTCCACAGCTATTATTCTGAGAGTCACGTGCTATTCTTGGTCGCACTTTGTGGAGAATTTGCGATGAAGGCCTTACTCTCATGTACTGCACATGGAAAATAACACAAGTATTGTCAATTAGATAAATCCAATTATATTGCACCAAACACAAAATGTAACCAAAAGCAATTGCTGGTTAGATTCTAGAACAACGTCTACCTCCTCATAGAAAGCCCTGATCTCTTCCTCCGTAAGGCCTTCATCTTCTCCAGCATTTTCATCCCAACCAAGTGATCGTAAAAAGGCAGCCTCTTCCTCATCTGGGTTGGGAGTTACATCAGAGTTTGAGTCCTCTCCATTGTCAAATTGATGAGTCCCACTGTAAGTGTCTCCATTGTGGATTATTTTACCTCTATCATCACTGGACAAGCTAATAACAGATATTTCTGATGAAGAAGAATTTCCATCACGCTCACTAACTGAAGCAGTAGTACCTTCTGCAACTGATTCACTAGACTTCTCTGAGATGGATGACAATGAAATAGGACTAGGATCCGATACCACAGGTGTGGAGTTTGTGGAGGACTTCTTCTTTAGATGGTTAAAAAAATCATTCCTGCTCTGCACTTGAAATGCTGGTCTCTTCTCTATGGTTGGCCGCAAAACAGAAGGATGGCACCCAGCGTTGGAATGGTTTGGACTGCCCAAGCATTTCAAGTGAACAGATCCAGCAGCCAATGGAGTGATTCCAAGAGAGCTATTCACCAGCTTGCTTCCATTTGTAGGACTCATGCTATCTTTAGCAGGTGAAGAGATGCCATTCAATTCTCGTGATGGTTTGAGAACTTGAAGCCTGCCTTCATTAGATGTTTTTGTACTATCAGGTCTTGCTCGACCACGAGTTTGATTAACAAAATGTAAAGAATGTTGCTGCAAACCAATCTTGGGTTTTGATTTCTCTGCAGGACTGACCACCTAGAAAGAAGATAGCAATAATTATTTACATGTCTATGACTTGGATACGTTAGAGATCAAGGgtcaacaattgtaaattatatGAATGGTTATTCCAAATGGTTCTTTTTTTGTCCTTTTTATTTACAAAATAGAAGAATGAGTAGGAATATAGTAGCAAATGGTGCACAACCAATATTCCCCCAAGAAATTTTAGAAGGAACAACTATCCTCCAAATAAACAtcccaacacacacacacacacacacacacacacacaaaacaaAGAACTTGTCTGAAATAATTTTCTCATAAAATCCTTTGCTAGTGCCAAATGTTTTACAAAACTATAAATGGTGATGGTCCTTCACAACAATGATTATGCGTGAAAGTGTGACATTTCTTGCACATCAATCTAAGAAGATCCTGACTATACTACAAAATGTTAGTAGTCAAACACCAAACTTCCTTAACAATAAGGATCAATTTGTAATAGCCTACATGTCGTTTGGCTAATATTTATACAAAATACACAAGAAAATACACTAGTGCATATGTGTGCAACATGCAAGCTATCCATGAGACATTTCCTAAGACATAGGAATAGGATACATCCTTTCCAATAACCATGCCAACAAGTCCTCCTTCAGTTATTGTCATTCAACTTAAGATTTGTGCTTTAGTTTGCAATTCGTTTGTTTATACACACAAACACATGCGTAAGCATGCACATTCACACACATAAGCTAAATCCAACCACAAGATATAAAtggaagccaaaaataaataaatagaagaaAACAGAGGATTAAACCATTGATAGGAATGGGTGAGAGCAATGGGATAAAATTTAGTTTCATAAGGGAGGAACTGCCATTCTTCACTACTAGAAGTCCAAAGGAGAAAGACAAAAAGATTGTGGCTTTCAAGTAGTTCTCAGAAAAAAACCCATACCAAGTTAATGAATACGTCATTTCCCAAAcccaaaaataaaatcaaaattttgaagcAGACTAATATTTCATCAACTAACTAATTGTAACTCATGTAAGCTGTTGGGTCCAACAAATAAAGTAGAATAGAAAGGGCCAGAGCCCCAATAACTAGTTGTGACAAAAAATTCAAAATCAAATTGTCTGTTCCTTCCTCTACATGCCCAAATTACTACAAACAACACCAATTTCACTTAATGCTGACAATTAGAAATCATCTGTTGAGGCTCCTTAATCACTCAGGCACAACTTGCCAGAATGAATAAAATCTATTAAAGAAAACAATAAAGACGAACAGGCAGCAACATCTCTTACCAGTGTTTTAGCTGTGGAAGGAGTCATGGGAATCAATTTTGACTGCCTAATAGTGAGCTCTTCAAACCGTTGTATTCCAGCAGTTGGCTAAAATTGCAAATAAGGAAAATTCATTTTTATTGCATTGAAATTCATTCTAATAATTCGACCAAAAAAATCATTCTAACAAACTCTTATGCATTCATGAAAATAATGAAGTCACCTGGGGAGGTGTACGAACACGAGGAGAGCCTTGTGCTAATGCTTCAGCCATATTGAGTCCTGTCGTAATGTTTGGCACCACAGTAGCTGAGGTTGCAGGAATGGCTTGCTGAGCTGATGTAACAACCATACTACTGCTTCCCACAACAATTGGCACCTCTGCTAGAGCTGACTTCCAGTTCTCACTGCCAACCACAGTTGAAGTGCTAGTTTGAGTAATCATATTTAAGCCAGGAGAAGAAACCCTTCCTATACCACCTTGTCTTTCTTCAGCTCCCAATGAGGGAAAATCCTGTTCAAATGCAGTATCATGCAGAGGACCAACACCAACCCTAGCAAGCAGACCATTCTCATTACCGTTGCTCTGTTTATTTTTGTTAGTTAAATCACCAGCTACTTTCTTGGACCAAGTTTCATCCTGTTTTCTTGTAATCATAGACCGAGAACTGCGTAATTTATCTTTTTCAAATTTACTTGGCAAAATGTTATCCAGAGGATCAGAATTATGATAGTGCCTATGTTCACCTAAGACCAACTTTTCCTTCTCTTGGTAATCATTTTCATCTTCCAAATCCCTATCACGGTGACTTCTACTAAAGCTATTTGTAGAACGCAATTGAGCATAACCATTGCTATTAGAACTCCGGCGAAAATAGGCAGAAGTGGTCCCTTCCAGAACTGATAATTGGCGTGCATTGCGATCACCAGTGCTTACAGATGACTTGGTCCCAGCATGCTTTGGTACAGGATGATCATCTACACGAAACAGAACATGGAAAGCAAGATTTTGTAAATCTATTGCAAAGAATGTGCACTAAATGGATATGGAAATGAGAAAAACATCACAGAAGCATTTTTAGTTTTTGGTGCCGAAAAACAGTGaaggaatagtaaaagaaatattttttttGGTGCCAAAAATAGTAAAGGAATAGTAGAAGAAATATTTCTTAGAAAAATTGAAGAACTCAATTCTCATTCCTCGTCCTTAAGAAAAATTGTTATAATAATTTGGATTAGCAAGTTCAATGTTTTGACTGTGAGGAGCGTTTTTGGAAAGCATCTTCACATGGAGAATACTTGAACCTGAAACCCCTAAGACAAATAACAGATAACCCTATGCATTAACGAAATTGCATAAGAAATGTCCAACATTTTCTCCAAAAGATATATTCTGCCTATATAACTACTAGATAAGCTTCTTTTAATACATTCTCTTAGTAAATGCCTTCACTCAGTATCTCCAAACATGCCGGCAAACAGAAACAGATGCAAATGTGATTTTACAAATATATAGAATGATAGTTTCAGATTTTCTTTCTTAATTTCTATCCTTTATGTGCAATAAAAAATGAATAACAAATAACACAAAACTCAAGTATACCATGATTACCACCGGCGTGCAATGATGCTGATGCAGATACGTGCTTTGCTCTGCCACCAGTATGGACACTTCCGCCACTTTTCAACCATTCTGGCACTAAAGCAGGCTTACTCCTATCCATGACAGTAACCAAACATGATCGTATGAAAGAACCCAAAacaaaaaaggggaaaaaaaacaaTCTGTTGTTTGTGTTAAGCTCCTCAATCCACCCACAAAAGAGGTATTGTACTATCGTTTATGCACAAAACCAACCGAATCTGACTTCAATTCACTTTCCTCATCTTGAATCCTCCCTTTAATCAGTCTCAATTGAAGTATCCAATCACGACTTTGTGTCGAACCAAAATTTCTAAAAACCAATGTGTCCAATTTcacatcaattaacttttattttcaccTAACTATTTCATCAACCAAAATTTGCAAATCCCAATCCTTAAAACTGCTCTACACACTGCAATTAGAGTTGTGCTTGTATATGTTTCTCTCTGTACAATATAAAATTCAAGTCACCAAACACTTTTgagtcaaaaccaatttcactaATCAATGAACCAATCAATAAGTTTAATGGGACTTCATCACTCTCTCAGAGAATTATCACCACGAAATTTCTATTGAAAAAGTACTTTTCATAGAGAGCAATTCAATTCAGGTTTATTTTTCCTGAAGGGGATAAAAAAGGGAGAAGGCCTTCCAGCAACAATACAATGAAATGACAAAACTACCCCATGAGCCAAGCAGCACAAAATCAGGCAATTTTGGAAAAACCCAGACCCATAATGGTAAAGTAAAACCCAACCGGAAAAAACCGAACCCTAGAAGCTTTGGACGACAAAAACTCCCCCAATAACCTGAGGTACCAACCTCTGAGAAAAAGGAATAGAAGAAGCTAGTTGATTATGAAAAGAATTTGGAGTGAACTAAAACTCAACCATTGGattaagaaaatgaaaattaGCTTAAAGGGATCCTCAATTTCTACCACTATCAACGGATGGAGCTATGCAAGTGGCGATTCAGCGAATCAACGAGAGCGAAAACCAGAGTAGTAGTAGTAGAGAAAAATGAAAGCAAAACAACAACACTCAGATATTAAGGTTCTACAGAAAGAAGTGAGAATCGTACAAgaagcagagagagagagagagagagagagagagagacagagacagAGGCTATGCGATTGGACCGAGAAGAGGAGGAGAAGAGGATTAGAGAGGAAGTGTTATGTGTGTTGTGTATGAAAAATGGTTTTATGAAAacaggaaaaataaataaatattaataaacaaaaaTGAAGAcagttattttcttttattggtgATTCGCACGCGCGCACTCACAACCGCCACGAGGAGGAGGCAAAAATCGTACGTGTCGGGTCTTTATGAATTGGGTCATGTAGGTGGTTTATGCCGCCGGATCCATGAGGAAAGTAGTCCGATTTTCAGCTTccaacttttttttcttttcaattaactttgattaagatttaaatttaaaattttataactttaaaaattttataaaaatatgatgAAGCATGTGATAAATAACATAGTTACAATTTGAATAGTTTGAATTGATTTAAGTAATTCATATTATATTCTATATGATTATATGTGAACACATGAGGATATTATAAAGTATTTTTATGTTTAGAATATGTTTAGtaggaaattaaaaatattatttttataagtttttattttaaatttttaaaaaatataaatattaatttaattttttaaaattaatatttaattcctaaaaaatataaatattaatgagttaaaaaattaataaaatctttttaaaaatttaaataacattaataagaagttaaaaattataaaaagcaATAATCACCACTTATTAATATCTTATTAAACACCCCTAAGAGTTAAAGAATAAGTATTTAATATGATCAAgtgatatattatatatattatagtaACATGCATTTTAAAAATATGTCAAAAGATAACTTTGTTTTAAAACATGAAAATTATCTGTAAATGTAAATCTCTTCTAAAAGAGGAAATGTTTATATGTTATCAGGAAATAAATGAGTATGCCAAAATTAGAATGTTAGCATGCCAATTTGTCCTCGTCGCTAGaatgggataaattttaataactgtCCCTGAATTTAACCTTTCCCCTCAGTGCGTAGTATTTGTACACAACATTGAGTTTCTTTTGGTTTTCATAGGTCTAAGAGTTTAAAGAAGGAGGGTTTTCATTTAAATGAtagtttttccttatttattaTGCTATTTGTGTTGCTTGTTGTTGGTGATGGTTTTTACAGGTGGGAGTGAGAGACTCTCCTTAAGGCTGGTATTCTTGAAGACCTTTTGACATCATCAGTGAATACCAATTCCTTTAGGCGAGCCGTTGTTCTCCGAATCTTTGCCACACCTGCTTTCCCTATACCCCCTCCATGACTTTGCTATGTATGTGGTGGTTTGGCCCTTGACTCAACTTTTCGGTGCCACTGAGGTTGGTATATGGGTCCCTTTTGTCCGACAAAAGTCTTGAGAGTCCTTTGCGTTTTCCTTTATATGCATAATCTCGATGGCGGTCTTTTGGGTGGTTGGCGACACTTTTGTTGTGAGAATTTGTTCCTTGCTTAGCTAAGGTTTTCAAGTTTTTGGGTTGTGTTCCAAAGTGAGTTGGGTGCTTAGACCTTTTATTGAATATTGGACTAGGTTTATTTTTGGACTGGATCTCTAGTTATACTTGCCTGCTGGTCAAGTTTATTGTAAACTTTGTAATCAGGCTAAGCCAATGTTTTTCATTTAATCGACATCTCTATCTCtatctttaaattaaaaaaaaaagagcttgTAAGAGACCCAAgtaaaatgtcacgacccaacctatgggccggaccggcctaaagcccccaaggcccgtagtaagcctaaccattcctcaacccaactctaaggcccatttgggcctaatttcaagaattcaatcggacggagtccggccataaaatagaccatttaacggggagtttttaactcacccgacctgtaagcacaatatgtcataaattggggagctcagctcaccctccatataataaaaaggtcataactcaaatgggagctcagctccctcatccaatcctatCATGCATATAGTTAATAatcttacaggtccaacataacttttataatacaggcccaaataaaataagtgcttctaacacatgcggagtctaaaatttaactcaattgtataaaatacattaaatactattaatggacctgcgaagaagaatagcaggttagccacaacaaataatcccccTGTTGCctgaaaaaataaatgaacaggagtgagcgttcgactcagagagtaaaatatcaattttaaccataatctttctagctatctaaagctaatgcaccctgtggagtgaaatgcaacatcgtcataattttcatatcataacagcaaaaaggcaatttggagcactcacacacccaacactgtcaaacaatacatatatgggagctgatcccctatacagcccttttaatccaacctctgctagcgagtgtctctcaagccgaactttcgcttaataaaccaaatgcggggtcccagcgagtgtctctcaagccgtgtctacccgtcctgtccatatctaataccatatcacacgcacgccacgcacatacactactctaaattaccacaaacaacatccatggcacttcaacaattatgaatgtaatataaaacgtgcctagtgtttaactacatagatacatatttataagtgatgcatgggcatgcttgaatatataataatatcgaaattacaattaaaattaatattttactcacagattcAACTGaagtcactgtggcagctgggcggaggaggaaggctgtcccggctcacctgacaattttattataattatttaatatatttgactcaatacaaactaagaaaagactaaagattttctaagtcgtgccgaaaattcggcagagtctcccctatacctaggacctacccaacctgcaaaatggcttaaaacgcacttctatatccacaaaccacacacccacaactcaatcacatcacatagcccctcctgggcccatccaaatagtcaacagTCACAACATAAAAaaatacagtttagtccttataattaacccttttgcaaacactacccaaatgagctctaaaaattctaaaactttcccCGCGTtccttagcattattactaagcCAATGCAAgaggaatcataattttttgagctaccataaatattttatggattttacaattaagaaaaagtaaggttcgggtttacctatgtcgaTTTCAACCCCGGGAACGCGCTCAAGACGTCTGACAACGgttgggtagccaaaatctcgatccaattctaagactttttcggtagcctgtctatCCGGCCCGAATTTTATAGACCCGAGTAACCattgaatttccacgaattgaaggtacttacacgaagcccacaacacgggggttagtatataatttttacgaaattttctaagttcatttagtgctcgaaaaaatactacgaagttttgtgagacccaccgaaaaacggtgtcgaaaaattttgaaattggtattaTCGCGAAGTTCTCGACGAGTGGAGTACTCCGGTACTCTAGGTTTTcttgtggggtttacggtttgagagaaatttagcccaaaagtcaaaatgggctaaaacttcccgaacaaaaattgggcaaaccgcttgatggattttggtgttcttggtgtctatggaaagatctcgaggtgtagatgaggtTTGACATAAGACCCGATCTGATTGGTGGCCGAATCAGctgaattttggccgggaaggccAAACGGAGCGCTGCACGAAGGGGAGATTTCGCACGACTTTTCCAGCGGCCTGGAGCGTCGGCCTGTGGTGGGGAGGGGCTGGGGTGGCACGCCGGTGAGCTGGAAAGGCTGGGGCGGCgagaggaggagagaggagagagaaaatgggagagaaagagGAAGTGTCGGGCGCGCGTGCGGAGGAAGAAGAAAAGGGAAATGGCCGGTCCAAtacggtccggttcgattcggtcggtcggattcaggatacaaatttttgaatttttactctgccttgggaccgaaaacgaggccaaaaaattttgaaaattttctagaaaactcaaaaaaattcgtagagtccaaatatatttttagttttatcaggtggtgtttaaattaatttttaaaaatcatcaaagttttatattttcaaaaaattgaatttgatttctaaaatctgaaaaatttcaaataatttcttaaaatttaaataaaataaaatattaacatttatccacaaaaataataaatttaaaaattaggggtgttacattcgtccccccttacagaaaattcgtcctcgaattttacacaaggcagaataaagtacagaattacacattgaatagataagggtacttgctacgcatgtcccactCTGACTTCCAAGTGCACTCTTTCACTGActagctcctccacaaaaccttaaccatagggatctgttttgatcttagctgccttacttggtagtctactatggctacaagttgctcctcaaacgtcaagtctttcttcagctctactatatccggctgtagcacatgagaaggatcaagtatgtatttcctaagtatggagatgtgaaatacaggatgaaaatgagaaaggttgggtggtaactccaacatgtaggcaactgctccaactctatcagtaacctcaaaaggtccaatataccgaagtgccaacttgcccttctttccaaatctcatgactcccttcatcggagaaacctttagaaatacgtaatcgcctactgcaaactctacatccctccgtctaggatctgcataacttttctgcctactgaaagctgtttttaaTCATTCTCTGATTAAagaaactatctctgaagtgtattgCACTAGGTCTATATCATGCACTTTCGCTTCTCTCATttttgtccaacacagaggagacctatactttctgccatatagtgcctcatagggtgccatccctatgctggaatgataactgttgttgtaggcaaactccaccaagggtagctgatcatcccattgacctccaaaatccaaaacatacatgcgaagcatgtcttccagtgtttggattgtccttttggaCTACCCCTCTGTCAGAGGGTAGAAAGTGGTACTAAAATTTAACTGTGTgctaagtgcctcctgcaacttcctccaaaactgagaagtgaactggggccctctgtcaaatattatgaaagctaaaattccatgcaatctgactatttctcgaatatagagttgGGCATACTATGcaatagaatatgtggtcttcacaggcaagaaatgagctgatttagttagacgatctacaattacccatatcgaatcatatcctcacgtggtacgaagcaacccagtcacaaaatctatagcaatcattttccacttccattctgggatagggagctcttgcagcttccctgacggcctctggtgttcaaacttcaccttctgacaagtcaagcacttggacataaagtctgctatatctctcttcatgccattccatcagtagctatctttcacatcatggtacattttggtggagcctgggtggacattgtacagtgtatagtgtgcctctcgcatgatttcattttttagattgtctacatcgggcacacatatcctggaaccttgcataagggcgccatcattggcaaatccaaactcaccaccttcaccctgctgtactctttctatgatattcatcaattgttggtctctgtgctgggaaactctgactctatctcgtaagtctggtctcactgaaaaatgggccaacaataccccctcatcagaAAGATCTAaaatcagaccttgatccatcaactcatgtacttcttaAATCAACAGTCTCTTCTCCACAGATATGTatgccaagctgccagaagattttttgctcaaagcatctgctaccacattggccttcccagggtgatactggatggtacaatcatagtccttcaaaagcttcatccatctcctctgtctcaaatttaaatccctctgttggaagatgcacTTCAAACTcctgtggtcggtgtatatctcgcacacttcaccatacaggtagtgtctccagatctttagtgcaaagactacagctgtcatttccaaatcatgggtggggtagttctgctcatgcctctttagttgCCTTGAAG is a window encoding:
- the LOC110656731 gene encoding uncharacterized protein LOC110656731, with product MDRSKPALVPEWLKSGGSVHTGGRAKHVSASASLHAGGNHDDHPVPKHAGTKSSVSTGDRNARQLSVLEGTTSAYFRRSSNSNGYAQLRSTNSFSRSHRDRDLEDENDYQEKEKLVLGEHRHYHNSDPLDNILPSKFEKDKLRSSRSMITRKQDETWSKKVAGDLTNKNKQSNGNENGLLARVGVGPLHDTAFEQDFPSLGAEERQGGIGRVSSPGLNMITQTSTSTVVGSENWKSALAEVPIVVGSSSMVVTSAQQAIPATSATVVPNITTGLNMAEALAQGSPRVRTPPQPTAGIQRFEELTIRQSKLIPMTPSTAKTLVVSPAEKSKPKIGLQQHSLHFVNQTRGRARPDSTKTSNEGRLQVLKPSRELNGISSPAKDSMSPTNGSKLVNSSLGITPLAAGSVHLKCLGSPNHSNAGCHPSVLRPTIEKRPAFQVQSRNDFFNHLKKKSSTNSTPVVSDPSPISLSSISEKSSESVAEGTTASVSERDGNSSSSEISVISLSSDDRGKIIHNGDTYSGTHQFDNGEDSNSDVTPNPDEEEAAFLRSLGWDENAGEDEGLTEEEIRAFYEEYMRVRPSSQILHKVRPRIARDSQNNSCGVASSAVSLSESELDS